One window of the Rosa rugosa chromosome 3, drRosRugo1.1, whole genome shotgun sequence genome contains the following:
- the LOC133739966 gene encoding dehydrogenase/reductase SDR family member FEY-like → MATTSADLKEEVKKKKDGLGWIEWLRGWFYVVYEMLFQRITASHLLNPMPLPPVNDLTCIVTGSTSGIGREIARQLAESGAHVVMAVRNTKAAKELIQEWQNEWSGMGLPLNIEVMELDLLSLDSVVRFSEAWNARLGPLHVLINNAGIFSIGEPQKFSKDGYEEHLQVNHLAPALLSVLLLPSLIRGSPSRIVNVNSVMHYVGFVDTDDMNVVSGKRKYTSLVGYSSSKLAQIMFSSVLHKRLPAEAGICVTCVSPGVVQTNVARDLPRIIQAGYRLIPYFIFSPQEGSRSALFAATDPQVPEYCQLLKSDDFPVCAFISQDCNPTNPSEEAHNVETSHKVWEKTFEMIGLPSDAVEKLIEGEEVACRYGAHNE, encoded by the exons ATGGCAACGACATCAGCTGATTTGAAAgaggaagtgaagaagaagaaggacggATTGGGATGGATAGAGTGGTTGAGAGGTTGGTTCTATGTGGTGTACGAGATGCTGTTCCAGAGAATCACTGCCAGCCATTTGCTAAACCCAATGCCTTTGCCTCCTGTCAACGATCTCACATGCATTGTCACTGGATCCACTAGCGGTATCGGCCGCGAAATCGCCAG GCAGTTGGCGGAGTCTGGTGCACATGTTGTAATGGCAGTGAGAAACACCAAAGCAGCTAAGGAGCTGATCCAGGAGTGGCAGAATGAATGGTCAGGAATGGGCCTTCCTCTCAATATTGAG GTGATGGAACTTGATCTACTCTCCTTGGATTCTGTTGTGAGATTTTCTGAAGCGTGGAATGCACGATTGGGACCTCTGCATGTTCTTATCAACAATGCTGGGATATTTTCTATTGGAG AGCCACAAAAATTTTCAAAAGATGGGTATGAAGAGCACTTGCAAGTGAATCATCTGGCTCCAGCACTGCTATCAGTATTGCTACTGCCATCCCTTATTAGAGGCTCTCCAAGTCGAATTGTTAATGTCAATTCCGTT ATGCATTATGTTGGGTTCGTTGACACAGACGACATGAACGTTGTTTCTGGGAAAAGAAAATATACAAGCTTAGTGGGTTATTCGAGCAGCAAGCTCGCACAG ATTATGTTTAGTAGTGTCTTACATAAGCGGCTGCCTGCTGAAGCTGGTATTTGTGTAACATGTGTTTCTCCTGGTGTTGTCCAGACAAATGTA GCGAGGGATCTTCCCAGAATCATTCAAGCTGGTTATCGTTTGATACCCTATTTTATCTTTAGCCCTCAAGAAG GTTCGAGGAGTGCTCTCTTTGCAGCCACTGATCCTCAGGTTCCAGAGTACTGTCAATTGTTGAAATCAGATGACTTTCCTGTTTGCGCTTTCATTTCTCAAGATTGCAATCCAACCAATCCTTCTGAAGAAGCTCATAATGTTGAGACTTCACACAAAGTGTGGGAAAAGACATTTGAGATGATTGGCCTTCCTTCTGATGCTGTGGAGAAGCTTATAGAAGGGGAAGAAGTTGCATGCAGATATGGGGCTCATAATGAGTAA